The Elaeis guineensis isolate ETL-2024a chromosome 3, EG11, whole genome shotgun sequence region catttatatatatttttggagtatttttttttttcttcttctgtttAGTACGTCCAAAGATCCATAAAATTATAATTCATGTCTTCTAACTCTCGTGTCGACAGGTCGGTCCCTTAGCCTGCATAGGTTGCACTAAACTATAAACCAACTTTTTCGAAGTAGggctttttcttgtacttctcatGGCTCATAAACTGGTGTAATAATCCTTGAGCCACTAAATAAAGAAGCTGTCCTATCAGCACAGCCTGGCACACTGGTAAAGAGAAAAGGAAGCGATTAAGGGGGGAACACAAAAACCAGAGCCCTGCGAGACTTTTCATTTGTCTACATCTCTGTCCGCTGTCCTTTACCATACACCCGATGATAATAATAGAAAACCCAAGAAAACACAGCTGTCTTCCCTTCTTTACCGTCCGATCCACTTGGTCCCTTGCATTTCCGGCAGTGTCCAAGGCCCCAGTTTTCGGGTGCCTTCTTACTCAACCAATCAAGGGGACAAATTTGAGCTCCcaattcatattaaaatcgtcACCGCCCGTCGAAAAAGTGGGAGAaccgaggaaaaaaaaaagcaagaggaGTGGCGGAAACGTTggataaaagaagaagaaatgggAAAGCAGGGCTCGCTACAGAGGTAGACGGGGATATAGGATTTCCAAGAAGAGAGTAACGTATAAGGGGATCTAATAATAATCTCGGTGGGGAACAGTAGTGGTGATGGGGATCTCCATCCCGGTGGTAGCTGCGATCTTGTTCCTCGACGTCTTCGCCTTCGTTCTCGCCGTGGGAGCAGAGATGAGGAGGAGCACGGTGAGTTCTCTCACTCCCTTTCTCCCATCTTCTACTTCCTTTGCCCTTTGTTTctaacttttctttcttttcttcttatcgATATAAAGGGGAGGGTGGTGCCAGACGAGTATGATGAGCGGACGTACTGCCAGTACGATTCGGACGCGTCGACGGCGTACGGGGTGGGGGCGTTCGGGATGCTACTGGTGAGCCAGGCGGTGGTGAGCGCTGTCACCCGCTGCCTCTTCTTCGGCCGGGGGCTCGCCGCCGGTGGGCGCAGGACCTGCGCCGTTGCTTCCTTCGTTCTCTCCTGGTAAATTTGGTCGCTTCGATTTATTTCCTGTCACATGGAGATGGAGGCAAGTATTGGAGACATCGGACGGTGGCTGATTATTTTACACTGCCTCTTCCAttaatctatttttgattgatttttctaATGGAAGAAGACTCCGTGTCTACTCACAAGCGCACTTggaaatgctttttttttttaaaaaaaagaagttgTCCTCGTCATAGTCTCGTAGATCTTGCCGGTTGATTCTTTGCCTCGTAGTCGTTTGATTTATTttaacgaaaaaaaaaaagggaagtaaaGTGGTTCTCAAGATTTTTGTCTTCGTGAATTGTGCATGATTTTAAAAACCAACAATTGACACAAACTATTTCACTCGGAATATCTCTACAATATGAGTTGGGGGAAGTGGGGGTATATAACTGTTCCAGCACGTTATTAGGATGCTCCGGACAAAGACGGCTTGGTTTCGACAGATTATTATGATCCAGATGACAAGACAAATGACATGACATAGTTGCTTTTCGTGGTAGTCACAATCTAAAAGTCGGATCCTTCTTCTCTTGTATAAATCAATTTATACAAGAACCATATTTATGAGTTGGAGTCCAACGAAAATGGTCATACCTTCTCTCTTCTTATTGTGTAATGCATGTTAACTTGGCAGTCACGGGACTTAGATCTTGTCGACTGTTTTAATATTTGGATTTACATGTTAAAGCTTGGCTGGTTTAATGCTGTATCAGAAATTAAGAATGCTAAGATGGGTTTGCGCGAAACAGGAGACATATAATGAAACATGAATATGTTAGAGGGCTTGTAGTAGCTGCAGAAAATTGTGGACAGagtgatggagaattgattgaggtAGTTTAGGCTTATACCATGAAGATAGAGGGGGCTCCCATAAATGCAGGGACTCGTATCCTTGATGAAGAATTTAGGAAGAGGAGGGTAAGACCTTAGGTAAGATAAATCAAAGTTGCAATGATAATTATGGAAAAGCTTGATATGATATTTGAGAGAGCCCTCTATAGGAAAGTTTGGTGATAGAGCATTCATGAACTGATCCAAATAGCTGGGACAAGGTCTGATGGTTATTGGTGATAATTATGTGAACTTAGGAGGTTTTAAAATTGATTTAGTTATAGTTGTTTTGCACTAGCTATTTGCATGAGCAGTAGGATTGCTTGAATTATCCATTTTTTGGGATCTGATTGATGAGAAATTCCAAAAGATGATTGAGGGTGCATTGCTGAAAGTAAAAAGTTCCTGGAACTAAGCTTCTCATGCCATGTGGACCTTGTGTTGAGCTGATACTTGTAGTAATGAGCTCTTAGATCCTATGGTTCTGGGACAAACTTTTGGaggggtgtttggttcgtgacTGGAATTTGGATTGGAATAAGAATCTGAATGGATTGGAATGGGAATCGGAATGGCCATGTACCCCGACGCATTTCGTTTGTGATTGGAAtaagaatcggaatcagaatggagATTTGAATCCTTATGGGAGAGTTGGAATTGGATTTTGGAGGGATTGGGTTATTTCCATCCCATTTTGGAATCGAAATCAGGATGGGACTTtgcccaaccaaatggttggaatgggagtctccCATTCCTATTCCAATTAAAGGCCCCAACTCCCCCCAAACCAacagcccccccccccccccccccccactctCTTCTTAAT contains the following coding sequences:
- the LOC105041266 gene encoding uncharacterized protein, producing the protein MGISIPVVAAILFLDVFAFVLAVGAEMRRSTGRVVPDEYDERTYCQYDSDASTAYGVGAFGMLLVSQAVVSAVTRCLFFGRGLAAGGRRTCAVASFVLSWLSFVVAEACLLAGSARNAYHTKYLGYYMKRDLLSCAALRKGVFAAAAALVLVSMVASLIFYWSYSKADTGGWVRHQNEGGIGMAEYGPEKGEFGVPKT